A single genomic interval of Gouania willdenowi chromosome 10, fGouWil2.1, whole genome shotgun sequence harbors:
- the cd40lg gene encoding CD40 ligand, which produces MMKTSELQGSSSRQSLPHRPVVLKLMGCHRYQRHLLVSVLLLTMIDTYQTCVAPPPGPPCNRWAKPILIPASHPARGSNKHLIRFLVFVAVLHLSVSVATLIFVFYKNQMVRHPSSEKRGDFYPSDQMVAFSKASANLVVQKQSDTPLKKLSGILQWDPRHSVLQNIHLRNKSWLTILHPGEYYVYSRVTFSKGDTVRPLASRVQLRESVGKEETVVMQSFCSLDGSSSSIPHPCTATQGQLVTLEKGNQLSLWVQDVSLVDYDETSTTFGAYKV; this is translated from the exons ATGATGAAAACATCTGAGCTTCAAGGAAGTAGCAGCAGACAGTCTCTGCCTCACAGACCAGTCGTTCTAAAGCTTATGGGATGCCACAGATATCAGAGGCATCTGTTGGTTTCAGTTCTTCTCCTCACCATGATCGACACCTACCAGACCTGCGTGGCTCCACCGCCGGGGCCTCCGTGCAACAGGTGGGCCAAGCCAATCCTCATCCcagcatcacatccagcacgaGGCTCCAACAAGCATCTCATCCGCTTCTTGGTTTTTGTAGCTGTGCTGCATCTTTCAGTATCTGTTGCAACTCTCATCTTTGTTTTCTACAAAAACCAAATG GTCAGACATCCTTCATCTGAGAAAAGAG GAGATTTTTACCCATCAGATCAAATGGTAGCGTTCTCGAAAGCCTCAGCAAACCTAGTGGTTCAGAAGCAATCAGACACCCCACTGAAGAAACTTT CGGGTATCCTCCAGTGGGACCCTCGCCACTCTGTGCTTCAGAACATCCACCTACGCAACAAAAGCTGGTTGACTATCCTACATCCTGGAGAATACTATGTTTACTCCAGAGTGACCTTCTCCAAAGGTGACACAGTGCGTCCGCTGGCCAGCAGAGTACAGCTGAGGGAGAGTGTGGGAAAAGAGGAGACGGTGGTGATGCAGTCCTTCTGCAGCCTGGACGGATCATCGTCGTCCATCCCTCACCCGTGCACAGCCACACAGGGACAGCTGGTGACCCTGGAGAAAGGAAACCAGCTCAGCCTTTGGGTACAAGACGTCTCGCTGGTAGACTATGATGAGACTTCAACAACATTTGGGGCGTACAAAGTGTAG